A single region of the Indicator indicator isolate 239-I01 chromosome 3, UM_Iind_1.1, whole genome shotgun sequence genome encodes:
- the ARSA gene encoding arylsulfatase A has protein sequence MASQGLRFTNFYSSSPVCSPSRAALLTGRFQMRSGVYPGVFYPDSRGGLPLAEVTIAEVLKAQGYATAMVGKWHLGLGINGSFLPIHQGFDHFLGVPYSHDQGPCQNLTCFPPDTKCFGTCDQGLVPVPLLWNQTIVQQPVSFPQLVPLYNKFSGDFIANCARRGLPFLLYYASHHTHYPQFASQQFVGRSRRGPFGDALLEFDASVGHLLQALQENGVANNTLVFFTSDNGPSTMRMARGGSAGLLRCGKGTTYEGGMREPALAYWPGCIAPGVTHELASTLDILPTLTALAGATLPKVALDGYDLSPVLFGSGQSPRRTMFFYPPSPSALHGPFAVRLGRHKAHYFTQGSFHSDTTPDQACHGLTPLTPHVPPLLFDLDSDPAENYDLLQRAAGPEVLQVLQEIKQQKVLFEQCLQFGESQMNKGRDPALQPCCVPSCTPKPACCHCS, from the exons ATGGCTTCCCAAGGGCTGCGCTTCACCAACTTCTACAGCAGCTCCCCAGTGTGCAGCCCGTCACG GGCAGCCCTGCTGACGGGCCGGTTCCAGATGCGCTCTGGGGTTTACCCTGGTGTGTTCTACCCTGACTCAAGGGGAGGGCTGCCGCTTGCTGAGGTCACCATCGCTGAGGTGCTGAAGGCTCAGGGCTATGCCACAGCCATGGTTGGTAAATGGCACCTTGGCCTGGGCATTAATGGATCCTTCCTGCCCATCCACCAGGGTTTTGACCACTTCTTGGGGGTGCCCTACTCCCATGACCAG ggccCCTGCCAGAATCTCACCTGCTTCCCACCTGACACCAAGTGCTTTGGGACTTGTGACCAGGGCTTAGTGCCAGTCCCACTGCTGTGGAACCAGACCATTGTGCAGCAGCCAGTCTCCTTTCCTCAGCTGGTGCCACTCTACAACAAGTTCTCCGGGGACTTCATCGCCAACTGTGCCCGCCGAGGCCTCCCGTTCCTGCTCTACTATGCCTCCCAT CACACACACTACCCCCAGTTCGCCAGCCAGCAGTTCGTGGGGCGGTCGCGCCGTGGGCCCTTCGGTGATGCCCTTCTGGAGTTTGATGCCTCAGTGGGacacctgctgcaggcactgcaggagAATGGAGTTGCCAACAACACCTTGGTCTTCTTCACCTCTGACAACGG CCCCTCCACCATGCGGATGGCACGCGGGGGCAGCGCCGGCCTGCTGAGGTGTGGGAAGGGCACCACATATGAAGGTGGCATGCGGGAGCCAGCGCTGGCCTACTGGCCCGGCTGCATCGCTCCAG GAGTGACGCATGAGCTGGCGAGCACCCTGGACATCCTGCCCACACTGACTGCCCTAGCTGGAGCCACCCTTCCCAAGGTTGCCCTGGATGGCTATGACCTGAGCCCGGTGCTGTTTGGATCTGGGCAG AGCCCCCGGCGGACAATGTTCTTCTACCCACCGTCGCCCAGTGCCCTGCACGGCCcctttgcagtgaggctgggcaggcacAAGGCTCACTACTTCACACAAG GTTCTTTTCACAGTGACACAACGCCAGACCAGGCCTGCCACGGGCTGACCCCCCTGACGCCTCACGTGCCCCCCCTGCTCTTTGACCTGGACTCAGACCCAGCCGAGAACTAtgacctgctgcagagggctgcagggcctgaggtgctgcaggtgctgcaggagaTCAAGCAGCAGAAAGTGCTCTTTGAGCAGTGCTTGCAGTTTGGGGAAAGCCAGATGAACAAGGGCAGggaccctgccctgcagccctgctgtgtgccAAGCTGCACTCCcaagcctgcctgctgccactgctcctAG
- the LOC128981060 gene encoding acrosin-like, which yields MVLFPLLVLQSLCRPMHGTQRNCGACGSRPKARGSGMSRIVGGTSALPGAWPWIVSIQDPQRPGSGHICGGSLISAQWVLTAAHCFVSARNISKWHVVAGASSLSQLGARAEVHQVKQLLAHPGYSRATQSNDIALLELGQPVHCGHYVQPACLPDGSLRVPKLTNCFVSGWGSTTANAEELTDVLQEAKVHLISFKLCNSSRWYNGSIHSHDLCAGYLQGGIDTCQGDSGGPLACQDKNNDYFWLVGVTSWGKGCARARQPGVYTSTQHFYKWILVQMGLSPAVTTTPAAQPGSSAPSQTPGATPAQSATTRSCPFPQQKLVQFFSLLQELLKYVWGSKPIPLCPQPIPLCPQPIPLCPLHRSPPPFPRTVPHRHQGAQPLAAAVRAGAWLRPRLRGSGGSERWGCEPWSGGRREGLAGAARSSQFWPQA from the exons ATGGTTTTGTTCCCCCTCCTTGTCCTGCAGTCGCTGTGCCGGCCCATGCATGGCACACAGAGGAACTGTGG GGCCTGTGGGAGCCGGCCCAAGGCTCGTGGCTCAGGCATGTCACGCATTGTGGGTGGCACCAGTGCCCTGCCAGGGGCTTGGCCCTGGATTGTCAGCATCCAGGATCCACAGAGACCAGGCTCAGGGCACATCTGTGGAGGGTCCCTCATCAGCGCCCAGTGGGTCCTCACAGCAGCCCACTGCTTCGTCAGTGCCAG GAACATCAGCAAGTGGCATGTGGTGGCTGGGGCCAGCAGCCTGTCGCAGCTGGGAGCCAGGGCCGAGGTGCACCAGgtgaagcagctgctggcacacccGGGCTACAGCAGGGCCACCCAGAGCAATGACATcgccctgctggagctgggccaGCCCGTGCACTGCGGGCACTACGTGCAGCCAGCCTGCCTGCCCGACGGCTCGCTCAGGGTGCCCAAGCTCACCAACTGCTTTGTCAGCGGCTGGGGCTCCACCACGGCCAACG ctgAGGAACTAACTGATGTGCTCCAGGAGGCCAAGGTCCACCTCATCAGCTTCAAGCTCTGCAACAGCAGCCGCTGGTACAATGGCTCCATCCACAGCCACGACCTGTGTGCTGGCTACCTGCAGGGTGGTATTGACACCTGCCAG GGTGACAGTGGGGGTCCTCTTGCGTGCCAGGACAAGAACAATGACTACTTCTGGTTGGTTGGAGTGACCAGCTGGGGCAAAGGCTGTGCCAGAGCCAGGCAGCCTGGAGTCTACACCTCCACCCAGCACTTCTACAAGTGGATCCTGGTCCAAATGGGactgtccccagcagtaacAACAACTCCAGCAGCACAACCAGGCTCCTCTGCCCCTAGTCAGACACCAGGGGCCACACCAGCTCAGTCAGCCACCACCAGGTCCTGTCCCTTTCCACAGCAGAAGCTGGTGCAGTTCTTTAGtcttctgcaggagctgctgaagtATGTGTggggcagcaag CCCATCCCGCTGTGCCCGCAGCCCATCCCGCTGTGCCCGCAGCCCATCCCGCTGTGCCCGCTCCATCGCTCTCCGCCCCCTTTCCCCAGGACCGTGCCCCACCGCCACCAGGGGGCACAGCCACTCGCCGCCGCGGTTCGGGCCGGGGCCTGGCTGCGGCCCCGGCTGCGCGGGAGCGGCGGGAGCGAGCGCTGGGGCTGCGAGCCGTGGTCCGGGGGCAGGCGGGAGGGTCTCGCGGGAGCTGCCCGTTCCTCGCAGTTCTGGCCTCAGGCCTGA